TAATTTTGTTTTAATTCACATTTTGCTTAATCATGCGATCAAAAAAAACAAAGGCATAGTAAAGTCACACAATATTTGTGATTAAAATCACGTTTTTTAATATATATCCGCTCGCACCGCCCCATTAGTAACTCTAGAATAGAGACATTTTACCCTTTTCTCCTAGGGCCTTATGCCTGGACAGTTGTACAGAATATAATCTTGTCTAAAAAATAAGCTATGGCTGTTTTAATCAAAGCATGTGATTACACGCCTTGATTATATTAATTATTAAGAAGTTAAAAGCATATCTCAGGGCAACTCTACTATTTTACAAAGCATCCAATGCTGCCTGATAGTTTGGCTCTTCAGTAATTTCTTTAACCAATTCACTATGAACCACTTTGCCTTGCTCATCCAAACAAATGACTGCCCTAGCAGCTAAACCTCGTAAAGGACCTTCATTAATATTCACTCCATAAGACTCAGTAAATTCAGGGGTACGGAAAAATGATGCAGTTACCACCCCATTAATTCCTTCAACTTCACAAAACCGCCCAGCAGCAAAAGGCAAGTCAGCTGAAATACAAATAACAGCGGTGTTTTCTTTTGCCGCTGCCTTCTGATTAAAAGCTCTAACACTGGCAGCACATACAGGCGTATCAATACTAGGAAAAATATTAAGCACAACTTTTTTGCCAGCAAAGGCGCCTAATTTAATATCCGACAAGTCAGCACCACACAAACTAAATGAGTTTGCTTTTTCACCAACTGTAGGAAATTTACCAGAAACGCTGACTGGATTACCTTGAAATGTAACAGTAGACATAATTAATACCTATTTGTCATTGAAAAAATGAAAAACCATTTTACTTATAAAATTAGGCAACAAGAAGCAACTAATTTATACTCTCAGCAACATATACAACACGTTTTTAAGTGGATTCTAGCTTATCAAGGAGGCTAAATATGGCCCTAACACCATCAAACATGATGCCATTAGGCACAATAGCACCTGACTTCACCTTACCTGATACTATTTCAGATAAAAAGTACTCATTGGCAGACTTGAAAGGTCCTAAAGGTTTATTGATCACTTTTATTTGTAATCATTGTCCATTTGTTATTCACATTATCGACCAATACACCCAACTGCTAAATGAATTTTCAGAACAAGGGATTGGTTGTGTAGCAATCAGTGCTAATGACGTGATTAGCCATCCAGATGACCACCCAGAAAAAATGAAAATAATGGCACAAAAACAAGGCTTTAAATTCCCTTATCTTTATGATGAAACCCAAGTAGTTGCAAAAGCTTATGAAGCAGCGTGCACGCCTGACTTTTTATTATTTGATAGCCAATTAAAGTGTGTTTATCGTGGCCAATTTGATGAAGCCAAACCAAGCAACAATAAACCTGTAACAGGCAAAGATCTACGACAAGCTCTTACCAGTCTAGTTGCAGGACAACCCATTTCAACAAAACAAGTGCCAAGTATGGGTTGTAATATTAAGTGGAAACATGCCTAAAACTGACGGCTAGATATACAACAGCTAGCCGTCGAGCATCAAAGCCCCATGAGCCTATACATAATAGGTGATTAGGGTAAGAGGTGAAGACAACAAGCCATAAAAATCATTCGTGAAGAGTATGCTATTTGGCTGCTTTATTTGCTACTCCTGCTAATAAGCCTTGAATTTTACTAATCAAAGCATCACAACCTTTCATTTGATGGCGTTTAACCAAATATTCTGGGTTATTGTAAGTAATCATTGTTTTGCCAGCTTTGTTTTGATACACCAGATATTTTTGTGGTAAGTCGATAGCAGTCGTGTGTGCACACTGCATTAACTTAGTACCTACATTAGGGTTACCAAAGATCACAAGCTTGGTTGGTGGTAACTCCAGGCCCACTTTTTTAGCATTATCTCTATGGTCGATAACAGTAAAAACCCTTACGCCTTTATCTTTCAGGTTGTTAAGTTCTTTTACTAAGTTGTCAGTTGTACGGTCCACATTATGAATAGACGAAATCTGTTCAAGACCATCAGCCCAAATACTGGCAGACATAGCCATACAAAGCAGGGTAAATAGTAGTTGCTTGGCTTTCATTGCAGTTACTCCTTATGTTGTTATTCAGCTCTTATAATAGACACTATTAACAGGCTAATCCTTCCAGGCAATTTAAATTTTAGGGAAGTAGCTAACAATTTATTTTTCACCCTGCCCTCTCGCCTTGGAGATTAGAATTTACGTATAATCCCACCATAAATAACAAAAAAACTAAGGAAGTGACTGTTGGATGTAGCAATTATAAACTGGGTTCAAGCTCAGTTAAGTAGTTTACACTTTGTTTTTCAACTATTTTCCTGGCTTGGCTATGGTGAGCTTTATCTGATAATCATCGGCTTACTTTATTGGGGCTGGAACCCACGCTTAGGTGTTAGTTTAAGCGGTTATTTATTGTTATCCAGCACACTAAACGGTATTTTCAAGTTACTCTTTCATGCTCCCCGCCCTTATTGGTTAGTCCCTGAATTATATAAAGGTATTCCCGACCATGCTTTTGGTATGCCATCAGGCCATGCTAATAGCAGTTTAAGCTTTTGGGGGCGCTGGGCTTTGGCGATTAGCCGCCCTGGTTTCTGGCTACTATCTATTAGCATTATGTTAATTGTAGGACTTTCCAGAGTTTATCTTGGAGCTCACTTTCCTAGCCAGGTTGTTGCAGGTTGGGGAGTTGCCTTAACCTGTTTAGTTATTTTTAGTTATTGTGAGAATAAAATAACTCCTTGGTTCATCCAACAAAGCTGTCGTACACAAATAGCAGTAGTACTCGGCATTTGTGGGGCTTTTTTATTAACAGGGATTTGCAGTTATTTAGCAACCTTGTCTTTTATTACTCCAGAGTATTGGCTAACTAATGCTTATGCAGCTAGCCAAACAGATAAACCCTTTATACCTATCAATTTAAAGTCCATTTGTCGTGATACAGCAATGCTGACTGGATTATGGATTGGCGCTATTCTCTGCTATCAACAGCAAGGCTGGCACCAACTAGCACAACCACACGGAAGATTAGTACGCTGCCTGGGGGGAATAGTCAGTGGACTGCTTATCTGGTATGGCTTAGGGTTAATCATAAAAGTAACTACTTCCTTTGATACAGTCAGCTACTATTTGTTACAAGTTATTCGTAGTTTTATTTTTGGGGTATGGGTAAGTTATCTATGGCCAAGGGTTAGCTTAAGGTGGCAAAGTCGTCATACGTTGTCACTGTAAACACTTATGAA
This genomic interval from Spartinivicinus ruber contains the following:
- a CDS encoding thioredoxin family protein, which gives rise to MALTPSNMMPLGTIAPDFTLPDTISDKKYSLADLKGPKGLLITFICNHCPFVIHIIDQYTQLLNEFSEQGIGCVAISANDVISHPDDHPEKMKIMAQKQGFKFPYLYDETQVVAKAYEAACTPDFLLFDSQLKCVYRGQFDEAKPSNNKPVTGKDLRQALTSLVAGQPISTKQVPSMGCNIKWKHA
- the tpx gene encoding thiol peroxidase, which produces MSTVTFQGNPVSVSGKFPTVGEKANSFSLCGADLSDIKLGAFAGKKVVLNIFPSIDTPVCAASVRAFNQKAAAKENTAVICISADLPFAAGRFCEVEGINGVVTASFFRTPEFTESYGVNINEGPLRGLAARAVICLDEQGKVVHSELVKEITEEPNYQAALDAL
- a CDS encoding phosphatase PAP2 family protein, with protein sequence MDVAIINWVQAQLSSLHFVFQLFSWLGYGELYLIIIGLLYWGWNPRLGVSLSGYLLLSSTLNGIFKLLFHAPRPYWLVPELYKGIPDHAFGMPSGHANSSLSFWGRWALAISRPGFWLLSISIMLIVGLSRVYLGAHFPSQVVAGWGVALTCLVIFSYCENKITPWFIQQSCRTQIAVVLGICGAFLLTGICSYLATLSFITPEYWLTNAYAASQTDKPFIPINLKSICRDTAMLTGLWIGAILCYQQQGWHQLAQPHGRLVRCLGGIVSGLLIWYGLGLIIKVTTSFDTVSYYLLQVIRSFIFGVWVSYLWPRVSLRWQSRHTLSL
- a CDS encoding DUF302 domain-containing protein, which gives rise to MKAKQLLFTLLCMAMSASIWADGLEQISSIHNVDRTTDNLVKELNNLKDKGVRVFTVIDHRDNAKKVGLELPPTKLVIFGNPNVGTKLMQCAHTTAIDLPQKYLVYQNKAGKTMITYNNPEYLVKRHQMKGCDALISKIQGLLAGVANKAAK